CTGCCCCTCTGCAGTTTGAGTACTGCGGAGGCTGGGTCAGTGCCCTTTTCCGAGAAGTACCTGAGCGTGTAGGTAACGTTGGGCTCAACGTTAACAGAGGCCCGCGCCAGATCGCCCTGACCCAACGCCATATTGCTCGGAGTGACCACGAACACGTGCGGCCCAGGGCTCACTTCAATGGGAAACATCATGAACATCTGGGGAAGGACATTGGAGGTTATGAGAACGCCGTCGCAATAGGCGTTGATCGCTCCACTCGGACCGTGGCGATTGTTTACGTAGACGCTCGAAGCGGAGACCGGGCTTCCCAGGGCGGCGGCAGACAGGGCGGCGAGCAGCAGGGTCTTGAGGGTTTGGGGAGTCCGCATGGTGACGTTCCTTTCCTGATGCCGGGGCATCGGGCGAGAGGCGGGAACTGGGGCGGATCGGCGCGAGGGACACTGGTTCGGCGAGGGAGTTCCTCCTTTCCCCGAATGGATCGGCTAGCCTGCGCTCGGTGGCGCTGCTGAATGTGGCGCCCGGACGCTACCGGCAGTCCTGTGCAGACGCCTGGGGCACCTGGATCCAGTGTGGAAGGCGCTGCGTTTTCGTCGCGTTGACAAAGCGTTTTCAGCCCGGTGCGCCTGCATTTACTTCACCTCCAGGCGAGCAATCCCGCCCAGGTGCATCAGGGCAGATCACAGTGCCGGCCGGGCCGAAAACGAGGTGGTAGGGGTATGGCCGCCTCTTGTAAGCCCAGGCACTCTGCCGTCGGAAGGAGACAGCTCGGCGGCTGTACCAGACCTCCTGTGAAAGTCGACGGCTAAGCTGGGCGGGTGGGCCACGAGCGAGTGGAGCGGGCGCTGAAGATGAACCGCCAGCAGTTCAAGCGACGGACCGGGTGACGTGACCCCCAGACCTCGGTCCACTCCAGTTGCAACGAGAATGGCAACAAGGGGGGGACATGAGGGGCAAGCGCTACACCGAGCAGCAGATTCTGGACATCCTCGGCCAAGTCAAGGTGAAGTGGCCGAACTACCGTCATCCATTGCAAAAGGGCCAGGCGCAAGGCCCTGGCCCTTCAACGGACCATCGTCCAACGTGTGTCAAGTCTCTGAAACAGGCTCTGCCTGAACCCGTTGGACAACCTGCTTAAGGGGCGTCAAGGCGCCTTCGTTAGAAGCATGGTCGATCACATTGGAGAGGAAGTGGGCGCAGAGCTCGGCAAGCGTCGCCCTCGCCCGCTCCTCCAGATATAGCCCAGCAGCACCATGGGCGAGCACGGCTCCGAAGCACAGCGCCGCCCCTGCACCATCTCCCCGCCGTGCTCGCACCTGCCCCATCCCCTGTAGCGCCCCAAGGACATGTGGCAGTGAGAACGTGCTGAGCACCCATCGATATTCCCGCTCCGCTCCATCTGGGTCACCAAGGGCCAGCAGCACCTCGCCGAACCGCAGAGCTGAGTCCGCGCGGTCCCTCACGTGATTGTAGGTTGCGTTAATCGCTTGGCCGACTGCGAGGGCCAGCTGAGCTTTGTCATGCTGATCGTTCTGGAGAAGACACACCGCCCGGATGCCGTGAACGTAGGGGAATTTGAGGTGCAGCCGTTCGCTCAATTCGATAGCGGCGTGACTCGCGACCAGCGCGTTCTGTATGTCACCTTGACGCAAGTGGATCAGGGCCCTCGTCGCAAGGAGCTCTTCCTTTGCCCGGCCCCCCAGGCCCTCCAACTCTCGCAGGTGGTCGAGCGCCTCGTCATACGCGCCGACGTGCTGGTCCTGCCAGATGAGCTCCCACAGGACTCGGTTGAAAATACTGCCCTGGTAGGATGGCCGCGCCAGCCCTCTTCGTTCGAACTCCCGCGCGCGCGGCAACAACGTGGCGATCTGTTCCCTCGCCTCCCGCAGGGCGCCGGACGCCCATCGCCTCAGGATGGCAAGGACCAGGGTCGTGGTCAGGGTCAGGTCCTCATGTTCCTGGCCGAGCGAGCCCGCCAGACGCAACGCCTGTTCTCCGTACGCTTGAGCGGTGGCCCAGTCCCACCGTGCGGTGGCCACTCGGGTCAGCCCGATGAGGGCCTGCACCTCGGCACGAGAAGCGCTGGCCGTCCTTGAGACGATCAACTCGGTTTGGAATGAGGATTCGGCCTCATCCAACCGTCCCGCGCGGAGAAGGTCCGCCGCGAGCAGGTGCAGTGCGGCCGCCTGCTCGCCAGGAATTCCGGCGTTACCAGCCGCCTCCACTGCCTGCCGGAGACGCCCCAGCAGCCCGGGGCTCAGCGCGGCGTCCCGGATGAACAGAATCACGGCCACGGAGAGCAGCAGGCGGAGCCGATGCTCCTCCTGTTCCGGGTGCAGGGGAACCAGGCTGAGCGCACGCTCGAGGGCCGTCAACGCCTCGTCGTAGGCACCAACTTCCTTGGCGGCGAGTGCGGCCTGCTCGAACAAGGTCGCGCCCTCGCTGGTCAGGCCCCCCAGGACGGCATGTTGGGCAAGTGTTCCGGATGGTGTGCCGCGACCCTGAAGTGCCAAAAAGGCCCGGCGGTGCAGCACTTGACGGCGAGGACGGCTCAGGCCGTCCCTGAGCGTCTCCCGGACCTGATCGTGTGAGAGCATCGCCAACGACTCGTCCTCGGACCCCAGCTCGACCAGCAGTCCGGAGCGCAGGAGCTCCTCGTAGCCCATCAGGGCCTCCTCATCTTCCAGGTCCGCCACCGCGCAGAGCACGTCGAAGGGTGTGTCCCGGCCCAGCACCGCGGCCCCTTGCGCCAGCCCCAGGGCGGCTGGGCTCAGCCGGGCCAACCGCTCCCCGATGGCGGCCCGCACGCCCTCCACCCCGCGGGGCAGGCGGGCCTCGTCCAGTTGCGGACCGTGCGCTCCGGTCGTGAGGGCTCCACTCTCCATCAGGCTTTTGAGGGTTTCGGTCAGGTACAGGGGCTGTCCCCCCGTCTCCCCGAAC
This is a stretch of genomic DNA from Deinococcus apachensis DSM 19763. It encodes these proteins:
- a CDS encoding ATP-binding protein, which codes for MSQLQLFLLGVPELHLDGQPVHLRTRKMLALLAYLAVDGEAHPRDELADLLWPGPPEKARAALRLALHHIQVALDRDAGLSVTRDSLELRRGGLWVDALDLAARAIDYTRTPDPADLQLWRGDFLQGFAVGGSPLWDDWVSARTLEYAEHYGRLLDRLTQAQLSAGHPWDAISTARRWVDHDPLSEDAYRQLARAQRAAGRNADALETERTCRETLRRELGTAPPQARPHPAAEPDPPQSPPPAMPELPSFLVGDTLIGRQEEFARLVEAYRRAARGAPQAVLLSGEPGIGKTRLAGELLAWARGRQAPLLRGRALETARLPFAVLTEALGRETTWLNERLEARYREDLARLLPDLLNGPVPPALGNMRSRLLEALSAAVLSLLPSPDAREPLVLLLDDLHWADTGTLEALLHLAARLSEFPAPLLMILTARAEYLGTDKPLSSWLARLRRHLPLLALPLGPLTAANTRHLLTGVLPQAPTGLIGRLAGWLFGETGGQPLYLTETLKSLMESGALTTGAHGPQLDEARLPRGVEGVRAAIGERLARLSPAALGLAQGAAVLGRDTPFDVLCAVADLEDEEALMGYEELLRSGLLVELGSEDESLAMLSHDQVRETLRDGLSRPRRQVLHRRAFLALQGRGTPSGTLAQHAVLGGLTSEGATLFEQAALAAKEVGAYDEALTALERALSLVPLHPEQEEHRLRLLLSVAVILFIRDAALSPGLLGRLRQAVEAAGNAGIPGEQAAALHLLAADLLRAGRLDEAESSFQTELIVSRTASASRAEVQALIGLTRVATARWDWATAQAYGEQALRLAGSLGQEHEDLTLTTTLVLAILRRWASGALREAREQIATLLPRAREFERRGLARPSYQGSIFNRVLWELIWQDQHVGAYDEALDHLRELEGLGGRAKEELLATRALIHLRQGDIQNALVASHAAIELSERLHLKFPYVHGIRAVCLLQNDQHDKAQLALAVGQAINATYNHVRDRADSALRFGEVLLALGDPDGAEREYRWVLSTFSLPHVLGALQGMGQVRARRGDGAGAALCFGAVLAHGAAGLYLEERARATLAELCAHFLSNVIDHASNEGALTPLKQVVQRVQAEPVSET